A part of Citrifermentans bremense genomic DNA contains:
- a CDS encoding ABC transporter permease encodes MEAVLSASARVERVGFAKRLIISAANVVFLLLLAELLLPVPGEEVPVYLLIVAGALEFAYLLRVSLAGPGKGSIAAGDVAAIVFGVLVAWHLATTRFVLLDQMLFPKPEPVLRLFVTELPDMLKGLVNSLILLVSGYLIALATGIPLGLVVGWRTRLFNAVHPFTKVLGPIPPIVYIPYAIALLPSFRAASIFVIFIGAFWPVFINTVNGVFNIPKGLIDSARVLNLPERTLLFRVILPGAMPYICTGATLGLVFSLVLLTAAELIGANSGIGWYVKNFADFADYQRVVVGIIFISIVVTIITWGTERVERRLLRWRN; translated from the coding sequence ATGGAAGCTGTCCTGTCGGCGAGCGCCCGGGTGGAGCGGGTCGGTTTCGCCAAGCGATTGATCATATCCGCAGCTAACGTCGTTTTCCTGCTGCTATTGGCGGAGCTGCTCCTGCCGGTGCCGGGGGAGGAGGTTCCTGTCTACCTGCTGATTGTGGCAGGCGCGCTGGAGTTCGCCTATCTGCTGCGGGTGAGCCTTGCCGGCCCGGGGAAGGGGAGTATTGCCGCCGGCGACGTCGCCGCCATCGTCTTCGGGGTCCTTGTCGCCTGGCACCTGGCTACGACCCGGTTCGTCCTTTTGGACCAGATGCTCTTCCCCAAGCCGGAACCGGTGCTGCGGCTCTTTGTGACCGAACTCCCGGACATGTTGAAGGGGCTCGTCAACTCGCTGATTCTCCTGGTGAGCGGCTACCTGATCGCGCTCGCAACGGGTATTCCGCTGGGGCTCGTGGTCGGCTGGCGCACCAGGCTCTTCAACGCGGTGCACCCCTTCACCAAGGTGCTCGGGCCGATCCCGCCCATCGTGTACATACCGTACGCCATCGCGCTCCTGCCGAGCTTTCGGGCCGCGTCCATCTTCGTCATCTTCATCGGCGCCTTCTGGCCGGTCTTCATCAACACGGTGAACGGGGTCTTCAACATCCCCAAGGGGCTGATCGACTCGGCGCGCGTGCTGAACCTCCCGGAGCGGACCCTGCTATTCAGGGTTATCCTCCCCGGGGCCATGCCGTACATCTGCACCGGGGCCACGCTGGGGCTGGTCTTCTCGCTGGTGCTTTTGACCGCGGCTGAGCTTATCGGCGCCAACTCCGGCATCGGCTGGTACGTGAAGAACTTCGCCGACTTCGCCGATTACCAGCGCGTGGTGGTGGGGATCATCTTCATCAGCATCGTGGTGACCATAATCACCTGGGGCACCGAACGCGTGGAACGCAGGCTTTTGCGCTGGCGCAACTAG